The following proteins come from a genomic window of Balearica regulorum gibbericeps isolate bBalReg1 chromosome 9, bBalReg1.pri, whole genome shotgun sequence:
- the WDR53 gene encoding WD repeat-containing protein 53 isoform X2, translating to MAVKWIGGHSSSILCLNVNTEGLAASGAERGELTLWDGGGVPTGRLQLPKADDVTSVVFSPRHPARLYTSHGETISLLDVRSLKEPVERFHVNEEEINCLSVNETDNFLAAADDSGAIKVLDLENKKVSRSLRHSNICSSVVFRPQRPQSLVSCGLDMQVMLWNLQKARALWTTNLQECETEEDCPQSAGQFFNPPLAHSLSVASCGNIFGCGAQDGKVRIFRVTGVKFERELEFQGHSLGVSQVLFMPEAYWLLTGGNDGKVLLWDVSGDVGKQQKSPAKSLQRRKAQAPASTRKDGKRNKVASHEHARVLPKLTIEHGEKVNWISCAEIKGSKRVLVADQSSSVSVYPLPEP from the exons ATGGCAGTCAAATGGATCGGTGGACACTCGTCCTCTATATTGTGCTTGAATGTAAACACGGAAGGGCTGGCGGCTTCAGGCGCGGAGCGAGGCGAGCTCACGCTCTGGGACGGGGGAGGCGTTCCAACAGGACGGCTCCAGCTCCCGAAGGCAGACGATGTGACCTCCGTGGTGTTCTCTCCCCGCCATCCCGCCAGGTTGTACACCTCCCACGGAGAAACCATCAGCTTGCTGGATGTCCGATCCCTCAAGGAGCCTGTCGAACGCTTCCACGTGAATGAGGAGGAGATCAACTGCCTCTCGGTGAACGAGACCGACAATTTCTTGGCTGCGGCAGATGACTCGGGGGCGATAAAGGTTCTGGACTTGGAAAACAAGAAAGTCAGCCGGTCCTTGAGGCACTCAAACATCTGCTCCTCTGTTGTCTTTCGACCTCAGAGGCCTCAAAGCCTTGTTTCCTGTGGACTGGACATGCAG gttATGCTGTGGAACCTGCAGAAAGCTCGCGCCTTGTGGACCACGAACCTGCAGGAGTGTGAAACAGAGGAAGACTGTCCACAGTCAGCCGGCCAGTTCTTTAACCCGCCACTTGCACATTCCCTGTCTGTCGCGTCGTGCGGCAACATCTTTGGCTGCGGAGCACAAGATGGTAAAGTCAGAATATTCAGAGTCACCGGCGTCAAGTTTGAACGTGAGCTGGAGTTTCAAGGTCACAGCTTGGGAGTATCACAGGTCCTTTTCATGCCAGAAGCGTACTGGTTGTTGACTGGAGGAAATGACGGGAAAGTCTTGCTCTGGGATGTCAGCGGTGATgttggaaagcagcagaaaagtccagcaaaatctctgcagagaaggaaggcCCAAGCACCTGCTTCCACCAGAAAAGATGGGAAGCGCAACAAAGTGGCTTCACACGAACATGCTAGAGTTTTACCAAAGCTAACCATTGAGCACGGAGAGAAGGTGAACTGGATCTCGTGCGCAGAGATCAAAGGCTCCAAGAGAGTATTAGTTGCTGATCAGAGCAGTTCTGTATCTGTGTATCCATTGCCAGAACCTTAG
- the WDR53 gene encoding WD repeat-containing protein 53 isoform X1, whose protein sequence is MQVMLWNLQKARALWTTNLQECETEEDCPQSAGQFFNPPLAHSLSVASCGNIFGCGAQDGKVRIFRVTGVKFERELEFQGHSLGVSQVLFMPEAYWLLTGGNDGKVLLWDVSGDVGKQQKSPAKSLQRRKAQAPASTRKDGKRNKVASHEHARVLPKLTIEHGEKVNWISCAEIKGSKRVLVADQSSSVSVYPLPEP, encoded by the exons ATGCAG gttATGCTGTGGAACCTGCAGAAAGCTCGCGCCTTGTGGACCACGAACCTGCAGGAGTGTGAAACAGAGGAAGACTGTCCACAGTCAGCCGGCCAGTTCTTTAACCCGCCACTTGCACATTCCCTGTCTGTCGCGTCGTGCGGCAACATCTTTGGCTGCGGAGCACAAGATGGTAAAGTCAGAATATTCAGAGTCACCGGCGTCAAGTTTGAACGTGAGCTGGAGTTTCAAGGTCACAGCTTGGGAGTATCACAGGTCCTTTTCATGCCAGAAGCGTACTGGTTGTTGACTGGAGGAAATGACGGGAAAGTCTTGCTCTGGGATGTCAGCGGTGATgttggaaagcagcagaaaagtccagcaaaatctctgcagagaaggaaggcCCAAGCACCTGCTTCCACCAGAAAAGATGGGAAGCGCAACAAAGTGGCTTCACACGAACATGCTAGAGTTTTACCAAAGCTAACCATTGAGCACGGAGAGAAGGTGAACTGGATCTCGTGCGCAGAGATCAAAGGCTCCAAGAGAGTATTAGTTGCTGATCAGAGCAGTTCTGTATCTGTGTATCCATTGCCAGAACCTTAG
- the WDR53 gene encoding WD repeat-containing protein 53 isoform X3, which produces MLWNLQKARALWTTNLQECETEEDCPQSAGQFFNPPLAHSLSVASCGNIFGCGAQDGKVRIFRVTGVKFERELEFQGHSLGVSQVLFMPEAYWLLTGGNDGKVLLWDVSGDVGKQQKSPAKSLQRRKAQAPASTRKDGKRNKVASHEHARVLPKLTIEHGEKVNWISCAEIKGSKRVLVADQSSSVSVYPLPEP; this is translated from the coding sequence ATGCTGTGGAACCTGCAGAAAGCTCGCGCCTTGTGGACCACGAACCTGCAGGAGTGTGAAACAGAGGAAGACTGTCCACAGTCAGCCGGCCAGTTCTTTAACCCGCCACTTGCACATTCCCTGTCTGTCGCGTCGTGCGGCAACATCTTTGGCTGCGGAGCACAAGATGGTAAAGTCAGAATATTCAGAGTCACCGGCGTCAAGTTTGAACGTGAGCTGGAGTTTCAAGGTCACAGCTTGGGAGTATCACAGGTCCTTTTCATGCCAGAAGCGTACTGGTTGTTGACTGGAGGAAATGACGGGAAAGTCTTGCTCTGGGATGTCAGCGGTGATgttggaaagcagcagaaaagtccagcaaaatctctgcagagaaggaaggcCCAAGCACCTGCTTCCACCAGAAAAGATGGGAAGCGCAACAAAGTGGCTTCACACGAACATGCTAGAGTTTTACCAAAGCTAACCATTGAGCACGGAGAGAAGGTGAACTGGATCTCGTGCGCAGAGATCAAAGGCTCCAAGAGAGTATTAGTTGCTGATCAGAGCAGTTCTGTATCTGTGTATCCATTGCCAGAACCTTAG
- the FBXO45 gene encoding F-box/SPRY domain-containing protein 1 produces MAAGPGGGGGGGGGAAAAAAGGPGWRLPGRVLELVFSYLELRELRSCALVCKLWHHVLHGDENSEVWRSLAARCLAEEALRTDILCNVPTYKGKVRAFHHAFSTNDCSRNVYIKKNGFTLHRNPIAQSTDGARTKIGFSEGRHAWEVWWEGPLGTVAVIGIATKRAAMQCQGYVALLGSDDQSWGWNLVDNNLLHNGEVNGSFPQCNNAPKYQIGERIRVILDMEDKTLAFERGYEFLGVAFRGLPKVCLYPAVSAVYGNTEVTLVYLGKPLDG; encoded by the exons ATGGCGGCGGGCcccggaggcggcggcggcggcggagggggagcggcggcggcggcggcgggagggccGGGCTGGCGGTTACCGGGGCGGGTGCTGGAGCTGGTCTTCTCCTACCTGGAGCTGCGGGAGCTGAGGAGCTGCGCGTTGGTCTGTAAGCTGTGGCACCACGTCCTGCACGGCGACGAGAACAGCGAGGTGTGGCGCAGCTTGGCGGCCCGCTGCCTGGCGGAGGAGGCCCTGCGCACCGACATCCTCTGCAACGTGCCCACCTACAAGGGCAAG gtCCGTGCCTTCCACCACGCCTTCAGCACCAACGACTGCTCGAGGAACGTCTACATCAAGAAGAACGGCTTCACGCTGCACCGCAACCCCATCGCCCAAAGCACGGATGGGGCGCGGACCAAGATCGGCTTCAGCGAGGGCCGCCACGCCTGGGAGGTGTGGTGGGAGGGCCCGCTGGGCACCGTGGCCGTCATCGGCATCGCCACGAAGCGGGCGGCCATGCAGTGCCAGGGTTATGTGGCCCTGCTGGGAAGCGACGACCAGAGTTGGGGCTGGAACCTGGTGGACAATAACTTGCTGCATAACGGAGAGGTGAACGGCAGTTTCCCCCAGTGCAATAACGCGCCCAAATACCAG ATAGGTGAAAGGATTCGAGTTATCCTGGACATGGAAGACAAAACATTAGCCTTTGAGAGGGGCTACGAGTTCTTGGGAGTTGCCTTCAGAGGACTGCCGAAAGTTTGCCTGTATCCAGCGGTGTCTGCAGTGTATGGTAACACAGAAGTGACTTTGGTCTACCTGGGAAAACCTCTGGATGGATGA
- the NRROS gene encoding transforming growth factor beta activator LRRC33 — MEAPLPGISLLLVLLAAGWGSGAVAAWATSPGGCELVQSTTDCTGRWFSSVPGNLRGDTEELLLDDNTVQVLGNTSLLSYHQLRHLSLTKNRLELIEPGTFLSSQGLHVLSLADNLLFTNYSLTAAALSVLPALRMLDLAGNRLTEDMVSVLVWNLSSLESLSVARNIIMRLDSSVFTNLTQLLELNLEKNYIFEIDQAFEGLQRLQRLNIAYNYLPCVVEFGLTQLRVLNVSNNVIEWFLAVESDDLFELEVLDLSHNRLLFFPLLPRQSKLHSLLLKDNQLSFYQRLPNGTSLADVTVQFLLIDGNSTTITRVSLWDEICNSNLSSLRLLDMSQNQVWYLPEGFLAQMPSLTHLKLNQNCLEVFHLSEGGPLAMLTELDLSQNQLAELEAEVGAGDILPNLQLFNLSTNRLRALPPGVFTYTRKIATVDLSRNRVDLCPQPAVAGQVESPPCVDIRGVETLTHLSLAGCGLQGLGGHPFQGTPLMHLDLSNNHQALSRDLGWLQDLALTLRVLSLRNTSLSSTAVDFSAFNSLVRLDLSGNSLTVLPTSLGVLKLHSLDLRDNCLPALPSDVARMPLGKSLREVYLSRNPYNCCTLGWWDALQRVEGLHIPDGQEVTCSYASRTLSPRALPEPVLRSCRWQTADLALLYLVLALPTCLTLLVAFAVVFLTLKQKLLKMVKSRCGVSSPY, encoded by the exons ATGGAGGCCCCGCTCCCTGGCATCTCCCTGCTTCTGGTCCTCCTGGCAGCGGGATGGGGAAGCGGGGCGGTCGCAGCCTGGGCAACATCTCCTGGTGGCTGTGAGCTC GTACAGAGCACCACAGACTGCACTGGGAGGTGGTTCAGCTCCGTCCCAGGAAATCTTCGAGGCGATACTGAGGAGCTGTTGCTTGATGACAACACTGTCCAAGTCCTGGGAAACACCTCTCTGCTCTCATACCACCAGCTGCGGCATCTCAGCTTGACCAAGAACCGGCTGGAGCTCATCGAGCCTGGCACCTTCCTCAGCAGCCAAGGCCTTCACGTGCTCTCCCTGGCAGACAACCTCCTCTTCACCAACTACTCGCTGACAGCAGCTGCTCTTTCTGTTCTGCCAGCCTTGAGGATGCTGGATCTAGCTGGAAACCGCCTCACTGAGGACATGGTATCCGTTTTGGTCTGGAACCTGTCCTCCTTGGAGTCCTTGTCAGTGGCCAGGAACATCATCATGAGGCTGGACTCATCCGTCTTCACGAACCTGACGCAGCTCTTGGAGCTTAACCTGGAGAAGAACTACATCTTTGAGATTGACCAGGCTTTCGAAGGGCTGCAGAGGCTGCAAAGGCTCAACATAGCTTACAACTACCTCCCCTGTGTAGTGGAGTTTGGCCTGACCCAGCTCAGGGTGCTCAACGTCAGCAACAACGTCATCGAGTGGTTCCTGGCTGTGGAAAGCGATGACCTCTTTGAACTGGAGGTGCTGGACCTATCCCACAACcgccttctcttcttccccttgcTGCCCCGGCAGAGCAAGCTGcactctctgctgctgaaggacaatCAGCTGAGCTTCTACCAGCGCCTCCCCAACGGCACATCCCTGGCGGACGTCACGGTGCAGTTCCTGCTCATTGATGGCAACTCCACCACCATCACAAGGGTCAGCCTCTGGGACGAGATCTGCAATAGCAACCTCTCCTCCCTGCGCCTCCTCGACATGAGCCAGAACCAGGTCTGGTACCTGCCGGAGGGCTTCCTGGCCCAGATGCCCTCCCTCACCCACCTGAAGCTCAACCAGAACTGCCTGGAGGTGTTTCACCTCTCGGAGGGGGGTCCCTTAGCCATGCTGACGGAGCTCGACCTCAGCCAGAACCAGCTGGCGGAGCTGGAGGCGGAGGTGGGCGCTGGGGACATTCTGCCCAACCTGCAGCTCTTCAACCTCAGCACCAACAGGCTGCGGGCGCTTCCTCCTGGGGTTTTCACCTACACCAGGAAGATCGCTACCGTGGACCTCAGCCGCAACCGGGTTGacctctgtccccagccagccGTTGCAGGCCAGGTGGAGAGTCCCCCTTGTGTGGACATCAGGGGTGTGGAGACCTTGACTCATCTCTCCTTGGCCGGCTGTGGTCTGCAGGGACTGGGTGGCCACCCCTTCCAGGGAACACCGCTGATGCATTTGGACCTCTCCAACAACCATCAGGCACTGTCCAGGGACCTGGGATGGCTGCAGGACCTTGCTCTGACGCTGAGGGTGTTGTCTCTGAGGAACACCAGCCTCTCCTCCACCGCGGTGGACTTCTCTGCCTTTAACAGCCTCGTGCGCTTGGACCTTTCGGGGAACTCCTTGACCGTCCTCCCTACCTCGCTGGGCGTCCTGAAGCTGCACAGCCTGGACCTGCGGGACAATTGCCTCCCGGCTCTGCCGTCAGATGTCGCGCGGATGCCCCTCGGGAAGAGCCTGCGGGAGGTCTACCTCAGCCGAAACCCCTACAACTGCTGCACGCTGGGCTGGTGGGACGCCCTGCAGCGGGTTGAGGGGTTGCACATCCCCGATGGGCAGGAGGTGACCTGCAGCTACGCCTCCCGCACGCTGAGCCCCAGGGCGCTGCCCGAGCCCGTCCTGCGGAGCTGCCGCTGGCAGACGGCCGACCTGGCGCTCCTCTACCTGGTGCTGGCTTTGCCCACCTGCCTGACGCTCCTGGTGGCCTTCGCTGTCGTCTTCCTCACACTCAagcaaaagctgctgaaaatggTGAAAAGCCGGTGCGGGGTGTCCAGCCCTTACTGa
- the CEP19 gene encoding centrosomal protein of 19 kDa, which produces MTYIAKKCGVCFQPPSIILIYKEDNKDKTRQRIMPVRNFSKFSDCGLAAEQLKNNPRHKAYLEGVSLRQLQKLYSLLKGHLGGESLAESLEKFRQEETIDPEEDMNKLDDKELAKRKSIMDELFEKNRKKKDDPDFVYDIEVEFPQDEQLESCGWDVESGEEI; this is translated from the exons ATGACATACATCGCAAAGAAGTGCGGGGTCTGCTTTCAGCCTCCATCCATTATCCTGATCTACAAAGAAGACAACAAGGACAAGACTCGCCAGCGCATCATGCCTGTCAGAAATTTCTCCAAGTTCTCAG ACTGCGGCTTGGCTGCTGAGCAGCTGAAGAATAACCCTCGGCACAAGGCTTACCTAGAAGGGGTCTCGCTGCGTCAGCTACAGAAGCTGTACAGTTTGCTGAAAGGTCACCTGGGAGGAGAGAGCCTGGCCGAAAGTTTGGAAAAATTTCGGCAGGAAGAGACCATTGATCCTGAGGAGGATATGAACAAACTAGATGACAAGGAACTAGCCAAAAGGAAGAGCATCATGGATGAGCTCTTcgaaaagaacaggaagaagaaggaCGACCCAGATTTTGTCTACGACATTGAGGTTGAGTTTCCACAGGATGAGCAGCTTGAGTCCTGTGGCTGGGACGTGGAGTCAGGTGAAGAAATCTGA
- the PIGX gene encoding GPI alpha-1,4-mannosyltransferase I, stabilizing subunit isoform X1: MAAGRRRGEALLRAGLAALLCALHVQAACQDATVTQELLKEGFHRDLLVKVELDVAEEDAAGCTVAARTRLPAGIYVDPYELASLQQHNLTKAVLIPDVIDVEAPEYLATDLLVLLYMEPDPRCSRCFRAALPVHGRYHRPAEESKEALVVLKSPEVLVCCCDNRLRTECWKPAEAEAPCSGKTSGPCQWYSVTHKPTYEESILQVPVGLRQHSSLVCVLTLLATVLCSSLILAAVCKYGHFSPVTCSE, encoded by the exons ATGGCggccggccggcggcggggTGAAGCGCTGCTCCGCGCCGGGCTGGCCGCGCTCCTCTGCGCCCTCC ATGTGCAAGCCGCTTGTCAGGATGCCACCGTCACGCAGGAGCTTCTGAAAGAGGGGTTTCACAG GGACCTGCTGGTGAAGGTAGAACTCGACGTAGCGGAGGAGGATGCAGCAGGATGCACAGTGGCAGCTAGAACTCGTCTTCCAGCAGGAATCTACGTGGATCCCTACGAGCTGGCATCGCTGCAGCAGCACAATTTAACGAAG GCAGTGTTAATTCCTGATGTCATCGATGTGGAGGCTCCAGAGTACTTGGCTACAGATCTTCTTGTGCTCCTGTACATGGAACCCGACCCTCGGTGCTCTCGCTGTTTTAGAGCGGCCTTGCCTGTGCACGGGCGGTACCACCGGCCGGCAGAAGAGAGCAAGGAGGCGTTGGTTGTTCTGAAGAGCCCTGAAGTACTGGTCTGCTGCTGTGACA ATCGCCTGCGAACAGAGTGTTGGAAGCCTGCTGAAGCGGAAGCTCCCTGCTCAGGCAAAACCAGTGGCCCCTGTCAGTGGTACAGTGTAACGCACAAACCT acATATGAGGAATCGATTCTGCAGGTTCCAGTGGGGCTCAGGCAACATAGCTCCTTAGTGTGTGTCCTGACTCTTCTTGCCACGGTGCTCTGTTCCAGTCTGATTCTCGCAGCCGTATGCAAATATGGACACTTCTCCCCAGTGACCtgctcagaataa
- the PIGX gene encoding GPI alpha-1,4-mannosyltransferase I, stabilizing subunit isoform X3 has product MAAGRRRGEALLRAGLAALLCALHVQAACQDATVTQELLKEGFHRDLLVKVELDVAEEDAAGCTVAARTRLPAGIYVDPYELASLQQHNLTKAVLIPDVIDVEAPEYLATDLLVLLYMEPDPRCSRCFRAALPVHGRYHRPAEESKEALVVLKSPEVLVCCCDNRLRTECWKPAEAEAPCSGKTSGPCQWYSVTHKPSDSRSRMQIWTLLPSDLLRIKKIRND; this is encoded by the exons ATGGCggccggccggcggcggggTGAAGCGCTGCTCCGCGCCGGGCTGGCCGCGCTCCTCTGCGCCCTCC ATGTGCAAGCCGCTTGTCAGGATGCCACCGTCACGCAGGAGCTTCTGAAAGAGGGGTTTCACAG GGACCTGCTGGTGAAGGTAGAACTCGACGTAGCGGAGGAGGATGCAGCAGGATGCACAGTGGCAGCTAGAACTCGTCTTCCAGCAGGAATCTACGTGGATCCCTACGAGCTGGCATCGCTGCAGCAGCACAATTTAACGAAG GCAGTGTTAATTCCTGATGTCATCGATGTGGAGGCTCCAGAGTACTTGGCTACAGATCTTCTTGTGCTCCTGTACATGGAACCCGACCCTCGGTGCTCTCGCTGTTTTAGAGCGGCCTTGCCTGTGCACGGGCGGTACCACCGGCCGGCAGAAGAGAGCAAGGAGGCGTTGGTTGTTCTGAAGAGCCCTGAAGTACTGGTCTGCTGCTGTGACA ATCGCCTGCGAACAGAGTGTTGGAAGCCTGCTGAAGCGGAAGCTCCCTGCTCAGGCAAAACCAGTGGCCCCTGTCAGTGGTACAGTGTAACGCACAAACCT TCTGATTCTCGCAGCCGTATGCAAATATGGACACTTCTCCCCAGTGACCtgctcagaataaaaaaaatacgGAATGACTGA